The Panicum hallii strain FIL2 chromosome 5, PHallii_v3.1, whole genome shotgun sequence genome contains the following window.
TACGCTATCAAATGTAACACGGACAGTAATCCTTTTTGTGAACATTGGCCATATTTTCTACCTTATCATGCTTATAAAAACACTAAGAGCAAAATAAATACTCGGATTTCGTGGATGTACTTATGTCATTTTTGAAATGTATACATGTTCATGTCCTAAGGCTGATATCAGCAGCGTTGCTATCCGCCCGTGTAAAATCGCTGGTGCTCCCTCGTTTGCACACCGCTTTTTCAAATTGCAAGGTCCGATAGCTTCGCTGCTGATATCAGTCTAAGGCGTTTGACGGTAGGCATCTAAAAAGTTAGGTTTGGCAACATATACGCCCAATATTAATTATGAAAAGCACTTTCTATATAGACACTGCTTTCTACGTAAAATAATATAATTCATAATTACTATGTAAAAAGTGTGGCATATAAGACACTGTGTCAACCACGTCCTCTGCTTTTCAGCAGCACAGGGAGACTAGGAGGACTGACCTGTCACTCCTCCGTCCTCACTGATGGCCGCCCGAGCCAAAGCCAACTGACTAAATTAGTTGTTCATTATTAATCGCCGTGTTTGAGGGCGAGGAGGCGAGGCGGGGGGCTACGACTTACCACCCACCGGAGTGCGTGCGCCAAATGCTCACGTCGTGCCCACCGCCGCACGCGCCCGCCTCGTCCCACTCCTcggtttcttcttcttcctcttcctcccccCGCGACGCCGGATACCCCCGATTCCGCATTAAAATAATCATCGCCCAGGAGCTCCGCTAATCTCCTCCCCCTCGCACAAACGCCGTTGCCTCCCCCACGCTAATCGGCGGCTCGCCCCCTTTCATCGCAGCCGCCTCCTCCTGCCACCTGCTGGTGGTGTAGCACTAGCAGGGGGTGGTGGTGTGCGGGTTGGGACTCGGCGGGAGTTGGGAGGGAGGTTGGTGGAGCCGTGGAGGCCGCGGGATGGTGGCCGTCGGCGgaggggggcggcggaggcgggcgtGGCGGTGGGCCATGCGGGCGGCGGCCAGCGCCGTGCTGTGGACCGCGGTCGTGCAGCTCGCATCCATCGCCGGGCTGTTCCGGCCGCGGGTCCTCGCggactgcggcggcggcggcgcggcgggaggcggagggggcggcgccgccgcggggctggccgcgctcgccggcgaggaCAGCGTCCCGGCGAggctctcgccgccggcgctcgTGCCCAAGAGTGAGTGGCTCGTTCGTTCCTCTTGCCTTGCCCCCGCGTGCGTCTCCTCGCCTTCCTTTCCGTACCGGTGATCTAGGGGGGAGCTCGGTGCTCTCCGATTTAGGCGACAAGGGGTCAAATGCGGCAGTTCCGTGGTCAGAGCAGCGGCATTTCCGGGTCGATTCGGCTCGATCGCGAGCTCGAAATGGCGGTTTTAAAGCGAATTTGGTGCCCTTTTGGGATCTCGGGTTTTGACCTGTGGTGCAAGCATCCTGAAATTCACGATTGCTTGTTTCATATGGCAAGGCGTGGTTGATAGCACCGTTTATTCTTAGTGGACAAAATGTGGCCTCGGGTCTTGATCCCTATCTTGCTTACAGTCCTTAGCCCGACGCTCCGAAGGGACTCTGTAATTTCATACAGTGCAATGATCAGGGATTCAGGGGACTTCTTCAATACAGTGAAGAATTGTACTAGACCCTGAGTATAGTTCTATTCCTTAAGACATGTGGTGATAGGCAACTTCCTTCTAGCCCCGCACGCATCACTAAGATGCCAATTGCTTTTCTTGTTGTATCAGCCCTCCTGTTGGCACTAGAGCTGATTAGGTTGATGTTTCTTTCTACAGGAATTTATAAAAGCAATGGTTATCTACGAGTAACTTGCAATGGTGGCCTCAATCAAATGCGAGCCGGGGTTCGTAACTCAACTTTAGTAGCTTAGTGCAGGTTTATCCCCTGGTTTCATGCTGTGAGCCAGTTCTGCTGTTCATTCATCGTTCTATCTGAAGTTTATATGAAATTTTATGGCGCAGATATGTGATATGGTGACTATAGCACGCCATCTAAATCTAACGCTAGTGGTCCCTGAACTGGACAAAAAGTCCTTTTGGGCTGATCCAAGGTATGATTTTCCATATAACATTGTCTTGACAAGATCAATGCTGTACATATCTGATGAGCTGTTTATCTTTTGCTTCCAGAAACTGCATTCATCTACGTATTTCAGAATAAGCTAGGATTTATGTGTAGAAATGTTATTGAATTTGACATAATTCTTTTCTTATCTGCTCCTTGTAAGTTTCTTTGTTATTTTGATTTTGCAGTGATTTTGGAGAGATTTTTGATGTGGATCACTTCATTAATTCGCTGAGAGATGAGCTGATGATTGTTAAAGAACTGCCTTTGAAACTCCAGTTAAGAACTAAAAAGAGACTATACTCGATGCCTCCTGTCAGCTGGTCGAATGAAACATACTACCTGAAGCGGGTAATCTTTAATCTTTCATACTGCAGAGTGTAGGATGAAATTAGCAGCATAGAAAGAGTGATAACAAGCACTTCTTTTGTAGATATTACCTCTTGCAAGGAAGCACAAAGTGATCCATTTTGATAAATCAGATTCTCGCCTTGCAAACAATGGCCTTCCAATTCAGCTCCAGATGCTGCGTTGCCGTGTAAACTTTGAGGCTTTGAGATTCACTCCACAGATTGAGGCCCTTGGCAAAAAACTTGTCTCCATCCTGCAGAGAAATGGGCAATTTGTTGTGCTTCATTTGCGCTATGAAATGGACATGCTCTCCTTTTCAGGCTGCACACATGGCTGCTCTAGTAAAGAAACCGAGGAGCTCACTAGAATGAGGTTTGTGTTTTGTATTATTACTCAGTATATATTCATATTCTCTGTGCTACTTTGATGCTACACTAGATATAAACTAAACACATTTGTACTATAGATACGCTTATCCATGGTGGAAAGAAAAGGAGATTGATTCTGAGGCGAAGAGGCTTCAGGGACTTTGCCCCCTCACACCAGAAGAAATTACCCTAGTTCTTAAAGCTCTAGGATTCACAAAAGATACACTGATATACATTGCTTCTGGTGAAATTTATGGTGGTGAAAGGCGCTTGGCTGTGCTCAAGGCTGCATACCCTAAACTAGTGAGCACTTCTCTATTAGTTAAATGTTCTGGAGATATTTACTTCGATGCTAACGTCGTCAGTTTTATCTTATATTAGGTGAGGAAGGAGAAAATTTTATCTCCTGATGAATTGCGGCCATTCCAGAACCATTCAACCCAGATGGCAGCACTGGATTACATGGTTTCTTTAGCAAGTGATATTTTCATTCCCAGCTATGATGGAAATATGGCAAGGGTTGTTGAAGGTCACCGCAGGTCTGCATCTTTGTATTTTCCTTTTTGTTTTATAGTACATTATTACTAGTCAATAGAAGTATAGCTTATGTCAATTTTGAATTCTTTGCGTGGAAAAATAAACTATGTCTACCTTCACAATTTCAAATCTACCGCTGCTATAGTTGTAAAATTCTTTGCTGATCTATTTCAGGTATATGGGTTTTCGCAAGACCATTGTATTAGACAGAAAGAAGCTCGTTGAACTCTTGGACCTTTTCCAAGGAGGTGCACTATCTTGGGATGAATTCTCAGGTGCAGTGAAGGAGGCACACAAGAGCCGCATGGGCCAACCTACAGAAAGAAAGATCATCCCTGGGCAGCCCAAGGAAGAGGACTATTTCTATGCTAATCCTCAAGAATGCCTTGGCTCCAATGGGGGATTAAGAGATGTTTCCTGACAATGCTTCCTGGAAGCGTGTTGCCAATGAATACTGGTGCCTCAATCCGATAGCACACCCGTTTGTTCGTTGACACCATCACTGTTGTACAGCTGACCAAAGGCCCTCTCTGCTTACTAAGCATTTACTTCAGGTACATGCAGGTTCACAAATCAAATGCTTACAACCAGAATCTTCACAGAATAAAGCAGAAAAAGAAGCCGAAATCCCCTGGGTTCAGAAAGAAGAGATGCTGCTTGTGCATCCAGTCTGCTCCTTTTCCACCATCTGTTATAGATGTTGTATTTCTTTTGTCAACCAGTCAATTTTTTAAACTCCCATTTTGCTGCCCTTcaattttcatttttttttaggGGCAGCATCCCTGATGATGCCCCAGTAGAAGCTCAGTTCCCTGAAAGTTTCTTGTACTAGCCAGTCACCAAAACCATTAAGATTCTCAACTGATGCAGACAGTTTCTGACAAATTACTCTGGAGGGATGAATTAATGGCGATTGAGCAGTTATTTTGTTTGCAGCATGTGGTCCGTAGATTTTGTGCTCATTTTATCGAACAAGATGGTGCAGAGAAAATGCCGATGTGGTTGTTGCCTTCATGCCTTGTTCTGTGCATGGACGTGCAACTTGAAACGGGTCAGCTGGTTCCGACTTGGCTTGCACGTCGCGTCTCAACCCAATGGCATTGATCGTTTGGCAGTTTGGTACGTAGCAGCAGGAAAGAATATGCTTTGCAAATTTGCAATCTTTTTACTGCTGCCATTTCACGTGAGCGTGGCCATGATTCCTCGATGCAAATAAGTTTAGGAGTCTTTGCAAGAGCGATAGCAATAATTTGCACTTGTAAGTTTCGTGAACGGCGGACATGGTGAAGCTGGCGTTTTTTTCCatagggaaagaaaagaaaagaaaagaaaatgacaCTATATGAGGACATCGTTAAACTGGCAAAAAAAAATACATATGAAGCAAAAACAAAATGACACTTATTTTTTGTTTCATAAAAAAGCACAAAACAGGGCCCAACCGGGTTCGAACCGGTGACCTCTTGATCTGCAGTCAAATGCTCTACCACTGAGCTATGGACCCAGGATGGCACTTGGCAATAAAAAGCCATTACAAAACTGCATAATATTACGAAATAGTGCCACATAGGCTCCCCTTCTCCATTCAGTAACACTATGGAAAACTGCTATTGGATGGAGTACTATATGAGCTCGAGCCGACCGGGCCACGTCGAACCAAATCTAGCTAGCCGCGGTGGCAATGCCGTTGGAGCTGGAAGGCTGCAGCAGGAAGTCGAGGAGGACGCGGTTGAAGAGCTTGGGCTCCTCCTGCGCCGGCAAGTGCCCCGAGTTCGGAATCACCTTCACCGTCGCCTTCTCCCCGAGCTTCCTGCGTGTATGCATTGGGATTTAATTTTATTATTCATTTCATCCCATTCAACTGAAATGCTCAAAATGGTGAATAAATAGAAGTTCTAAAGAAGGAGTACCGACCCATTAACGGGGAAAAAAATCTGAATTGCAAGTAGAACAGAACTTACTCTTCCACTTTGTATGCTTTCTCCAGCGGGAAGATCTGGTCGAACTCTCCCCATATGATCAACACTTCCTGCACGTGGTTAATATCGATAAATTGCACAAAGGTAATGTTTAACCATCACTTAGATTTTATATTTTACTCATTCCGTCCTAAATTACTAGTCGTTTTGGTTTTTAGATTCATAGTTTATGAATCTAGAAAAactaaaataattaataatttaggatggagggagtagatGCAAGTTTTTCTTTCTCTAAATCATTGGGTGGGCACATAATTTTGTTAAACTACTCTATATACAGATGGACAATTGGTTTAAATAGCGAGTGAACTGTATCCACCTGGATCTCTATTCGCAATGGTATGAAACTCTTAGAGAATGTGGGTTAATGATTACTGCAGTTCATACCGCCACGCTTGCACACCATTGGTGATGCACCCTCGAATTGACAACATAGATTAATGAAAATTATGCTCAACCCTCCTCTACTGAGTCTTTAATTATATAAGCTACTCTCCTATAATTTCAATCTAGCTTTGCGCCTGTTCATACCAGAGGCAGAGGCAAAAGCTGGGAGCCTCCCGCTGTGGTCATCCCTTCGATGAGCGCGATCTTATCTTCTCTTCGGTCCTCCAAGGATTTCTGCATGCATCAATCCACTGCTATTTGCAATCAGTGATGATAATTTGCTTACCTTGAGCTATCTAGAAAAAAAGGTTGCTTATTTCTCTACTTGCTACAAAGAGGTGCTACTCTTATAAG
Protein-coding sequences here:
- the LOC112895494 gene encoding O-fucosyltransferase 3-like, whose amino-acid sequence is MVAVGGGGRRRRAWRWAMRAAASAVLWTAVVQLASIAGLFRPRVLADCGGGGAAGGGGGGAAAGLAALAGEDSVPARLSPPALVPKRIYKSNGYLRVTCNGGLNQMRAGICDMVTIARHLNLTLVVPELDKKSFWADPSDFGEIFDVDHFINSLRDELMIVKELPLKLQLRTKKRLYSMPPVSWSNETYYLKRILPLARKHKVIHFDKSDSRLANNGLPIQLQMLRCRVNFEALRFTPQIEALGKKLVSILQRNGQFVVLHLRYEMDMLSFSGCTHGCSSKETEELTRMRYAYPWWKEKEIDSEAKRLQGLCPLTPEEITLVLKALGFTKDTLIYIASGEIYGGERRLAVLKAAYPKLVRKEKILSPDELRPFQNHSTQMAALDYMVSLASDIFIPSYDGNMARVVEGHRRYMGFRKTIVLDRKKLVELLDLFQGGALSWDEFSGAVKEAHKSRMGQPTERKIIPGQPKEEDYFYANPQECLGSNGGLRDVS